The Streptococcus sanguinis genome contains the following window.
GCAGAGTGAACTGGGAAATTGACAAAATCTCTCCAGCAATGTCCTTGATAGACAGGTTCATCTTGCCCTCAGCATCAGAAAAAATCCGCATATTGACAATCTTCCTGACTGCATAATCCATATCCTCCTGACTATCGTCAGGCCCTACGCCTACTAGGAGCAGGAGACCTTGTCCAATACCGCTGTGCAGCCGCTGGTCAATGCTGACCTGAGCACGTTTTACGCGCTGAATCACTATTTTCATATCTTTTCCTTTGATTTAACGGTAACTTATAGCTAGATAATGATTTCCGAAATAGATCAGCCATTAGTCCGCTTGACCGAGTAGGCCTCCGGCACGCTCTTAATCTTATCCACCACCGTCGTCAGCATGGACAGAT
Protein-coding sequences here:
- a CDS encoding D-tyrosyl-tRNA(Tyr) deacylase, whose amino-acid sequence is MKIVIQRVKRAQVSIDQRLHSGIGQGLLLLVGVGPDDSQEDMDYAVRKIVNMRIFSDAEGKMNLSIKDIAGEILSISQFTLHADTKKGNRPAFVKAAPPEMASNFYDAFNLALQQEVPTRTGIFGADMQVELVNDGPVTIILDTKNR